The following are from one region of the Hydrogenophaga sp. BPS33 genome:
- a CDS encoding AzlD domain-containing protein has product MFDVDPWTFLAIVLLGCITVITRGFFFISSKPWSLPHWAQRGLQYAPIAALAAVIVPEIVMSQGELIGTWKDARLFAAAAGMAWFFWKRSVLGTIVCGMVVYLPLRLAFGW; this is encoded by the coding sequence ATGTTTGACGTCGACCCCTGGACCTTTCTCGCCATCGTGCTGCTGGGGTGCATCACGGTGATCACGCGCGGTTTCTTCTTCATCTCCAGCAAGCCCTGGAGCCTGCCGCACTGGGCCCAGCGCGGGCTGCAGTACGCCCCGATCGCCGCCCTGGCCGCGGTCATCGTGCCCGAGATCGTGATGAGCCAGGGCGAGCTCATCGGCACCTGGAAAGACGCGCGGCTGTTCGCCGCCGCTGCCGGCATGGCCTGGTTCTTCTGGAAGCGCAGCGTGCTCGGCACCATCGTGTGCGGCATGGTGGTCTACCTGCCGCTGCGGCTGGCCTTCGGCTGGTGA
- a CDS encoding AzlC family ABC transporter permease: MFHRREYRDRPEYWEGARDQVSVAMGIGAWGLMTGVAMVQSGLSAMEAVLMTLIVYAGSAQLAAVPMIAAGAPLWVILAAAFCVNLRFVVFSAHLRPYLMHLPRWERLLKGYVTGDLSYVFFAKRFPHPGANAEELEQQQAYLMGNCAVNYVAWMGSSLIGIALANAIPVAWGLGFAGILALLGVMCSLASSKLRVVSAGVAGAAAVAAWALPLKLNILVAIASAVAICLVLEKFRPDGARPGAHHV, encoded by the coding sequence ATGTTCCACCGCCGCGAGTACCGCGATCGTCCGGAGTACTGGGAGGGCGCGCGCGATCAGGTCTCGGTGGCCATGGGTATCGGCGCCTGGGGGCTGATGACCGGCGTGGCCATGGTGCAGTCGGGGCTGTCCGCGATGGAAGCGGTGTTGATGACGCTGATCGTCTACGCCGGCAGTGCCCAGCTCGCGGCCGTGCCGATGATCGCCGCGGGCGCTCCGCTGTGGGTGATTCTGGCGGCGGCCTTCTGCGTCAACCTGCGCTTCGTAGTGTTCTCCGCGCATCTGCGGCCCTATCTGATGCACCTGCCGCGCTGGGAGCGCCTGCTCAAGGGGTATGTGACGGGCGATCTGAGCTATGTGTTCTTCGCCAAGCGCTTTCCGCACCCCGGCGCCAACGCCGAAGAGCTGGAGCAGCAGCAGGCCTATCTCATGGGCAACTGTGCGGTGAACTACGTGGCCTGGATGGGCTCCAGCTTGATCGGCATCGCATTGGCCAATGCCATTCCGGTGGCCTGGGGCCTGGGCTTTGCAGGCATCCTGGCGCTGCTGGGGGTGATGTGTTCGCTGGCTTCGTCGAAGTTGCGCGTGGTGTCTGCTGGTGTCGCGGGCGCGGCAGCGGTGGCGGCCTGGGCCTTGCCGCTCAAGCTCAACATCCTGGTGGCAATCGCCAGTGCCGTGGCGATCTGTCTGGTGTTGGAGAAATTTCGTCCAGATGGGGCTAGGCCGGGGGCGCACCATGTTTGA
- the fmt gene encoding methionyl-tRNA formyltransferase: protein MRIIFAGTPEFARVALERLLAAGFSVPLVLTQPDRPAGRGMKLQASPVKQLALEHHIAVAQPRSLRLDGKYPQDAAAARDAILAAQADAMVVAAYGLILPQWVLDAPRLGCLNIHASLLPRWRGAAPIHRAIEAGDAQTGVTIMQMDAGLDTGDMLLLERLPIRDDDTTGALHDRLATLGGRLIVEALEIAACGALQAQKQPAEGVTYAHKIEKAEAALDWNAPAATLSQRVRAFNPFPGAATALGGDAIKVWAAHVDPGATATGAPGEVLAAHAEGIRVATGDGVLVLTELQRAGGKRLGAADFLRGFALQAGQRLEMVNVAKEEAH from the coding sequence ATGAGAATCATCTTTGCCGGCACGCCGGAATTCGCGCGTGTTGCGCTGGAGCGCCTGCTCGCTGCCGGCTTCTCCGTGCCCTTGGTCCTGACCCAGCCGGACCGCCCGGCCGGACGCGGCATGAAGCTACAGGCCTCGCCGGTGAAGCAACTTGCTCTGGAGCACCACATCGCCGTGGCACAGCCGCGCAGCCTGCGCCTCGATGGCAAGTACCCGCAAGACGCGGCCGCCGCGCGCGATGCGATCCTGGCCGCGCAGGCCGACGCGATGGTGGTCGCGGCCTATGGCCTGATCCTGCCGCAATGGGTGCTGGATGCGCCCAGACTGGGGTGTTTGAATATCCATGCTTCGTTGCTGCCGCGCTGGCGCGGTGCCGCGCCGATCCACCGCGCCATCGAAGCCGGCGACGCACAGACGGGCGTGACCATCATGCAGATGGATGCCGGACTCGACACCGGCGACATGCTGCTCCTGGAGCGCCTGCCGATCCGTGACGACGACACCACCGGCGCGCTGCACGACCGCCTGGCCACACTGGGCGGGCGCCTGATTGTCGAGGCGCTGGAGATCGCCGCCTGCGGTGCTCTGCAGGCGCAGAAGCAACCCGCCGAAGGCGTGACCTACGCACACAAGATCGAGAAGGCCGAAGCGGCGCTCGACTGGAACGCGCCGGCCGCCACGCTCTCGCAGCGTGTGCGCGCTTTCAACCCTTTCCCGGGTGCGGCCACCGCGCTGGGGGGCGACGCCATCAAGGTCTGGGCCGCGCACGTCGACCCCGGCGCCACAGCCACGGGCGCACCCGGTGAGGTGCTGGCGGCCCATGCCGAGGGTATTCGCGTGGCGACGGGCGATGGTGTGCTGGTGCTCACCGAGCTGCAGCGGGCGGGTGGCAAGCGCCTGGGCGCGGCGGATTTCCTGCGCGGCTTCGCGCTGCAAGCAGGGCAGAGGCTTGAGATGGTCAACGTCGCGAAAGAAGAGGCGCATTGA
- the def gene encoding peptide deformylase: MNPPSILPILCYPDPRLFTVAKPVAAVDERIRLLIERMFATMYDANGIGLAATQVDVHERVIVIDVSETRDQPMVLINPVIEWASPETRKGEEGCLSVPGIYDGVERSTAVRVRALDGEGQERTLEAQGMLAVCVQHEMDHLLGKVFVEYLSPLKRDRIKSKLVKAQREASRT; the protein is encoded by the coding sequence ATGAACCCGCCGTCGATTCTGCCCATCCTGTGCTACCCCGATCCGCGCCTGTTCACAGTTGCCAAGCCCGTCGCGGCGGTGGACGAGCGCATCCGCCTGCTGATTGAACGCATGTTCGCCACCATGTACGACGCCAATGGCATCGGCCTGGCCGCGACGCAGGTCGATGTGCACGAGCGGGTCATCGTGATCGACGTCAGCGAGACGCGCGACCAGCCCATGGTGTTGATCAACCCCGTCATCGAGTGGGCCAGCCCCGAAACGCGCAAGGGCGAGGAAGGATGTTTGTCGGTGCCGGGAATTTATGACGGTGTGGAGCGATCTACCGCAGTGCGCGTGCGCGCGCTCGATGGCGAGGGCCAGGAACGCACGCTGGAAGCGCAGGGCATGCTGGCGGTCTGTGTCCAGCATGAGATGGACCATCTCCTGGGCAAGGTCTTCGTGGAGTACCTCTCGCCTCTGAAGCGGGACCGGATCAAGTCCAAGTTGGTCAAGGCACAACGTGAGGCATCGCGCACATGA
- a CDS encoding LysM peptidoglycan-binding domain-containing protein, with the protein MHHSLSIPSRSLRQLHPLRPLACAAALLATFIASGAAAQNFPITPSQRATADQVAQMGVPLSALAPNAPDSYTIKRGDTLWAISGIFLKTPWRWPELWGMNRQDIENPHRIYPGQVLYLVKSGDRALLSTRPAGSGDPATVRVTPRTRYESLGDSAVPPVSLQAIAPFLTEPMVVDEATFARAPRIVATQENRVLLTRGDRAYARALYGDSAQGEPLRVVDGKSIDYRVFRNAVPLRDPTTGEVLGYEAQYVGKSQLISSETTRPAADDKTATELIPAAIDIVSAKEEIRIGDRLLPEPERELSNYVPRAPDSAQSGQIVSVYGNAVRYAAQNQVVTINRGREHGIERGHVLAIQRETSVLTDATDPARPQVRLPGERNGLMMVFRTFDKVSYALVLQITDGVKVGDRFINP; encoded by the coding sequence ATGCACCACAGCCTGTCCATCCCATCCCGTTCGTTGCGCCAGTTGCATCCGTTGCGTCCTTTGGCCTGCGCTGCCGCACTGCTCGCAACGTTCATCGCCAGCGGCGCCGCAGCCCAGAACTTCCCCATCACACCGTCCCAGCGCGCCACCGCCGACCAGGTAGCGCAAATGGGTGTCCCGCTGTCCGCCCTGGCACCCAACGCTCCCGACAGCTACACCATCAAGCGCGGTGACACCTTGTGGGCGATCTCCGGCATCTTCCTCAAGACGCCGTGGCGCTGGCCCGAGCTGTGGGGCATGAACCGCCAGGACATCGAGAACCCGCACCGCATCTACCCGGGCCAGGTGCTGTACCTGGTCAAATCGGGCGATCGCGCCCTGCTCAGCACCCGGCCCGCTGGCAGCGGCGACCCCGCCACGGTGCGCGTCACCCCGCGCACCCGCTACGAAAGCCTGGGCGACTCCGCCGTGCCGCCGGTGTCGCTGCAGGCCATCGCGCCGTTCCTGACCGAACCCATGGTCGTGGACGAAGCCACGTTCGCGCGCGCGCCGCGCATCGTCGCCACCCAGGAGAACCGTGTTCTGCTCACCCGCGGCGACCGCGCTTACGCGCGCGCACTGTATGGCGACAGTGCCCAAGGCGAACCCCTGCGCGTGGTCGATGGCAAGTCCATCGACTACCGCGTGTTCCGCAACGCCGTTCCTTTGAGGGATCCCACCACCGGCGAGGTGCTGGGCTATGAAGCCCAATACGTGGGCAAGTCCCAGTTGATCTCCAGCGAAACCACACGCCCCGCCGCCGACGACAAGACCGCGACCGAACTCATTCCCGCCGCGATCGACATCGTCTCCGCGAAGGAAGAGATCCGCATTGGCGACCGCCTGCTGCCCGAGCCCGAGCGCGAGTTGAGCAACTACGTGCCGCGCGCACCCGATTCCGCGCAGAGCGGCCAGATCGTCTCGGTATATGGCAATGCCGTGCGCTACGCCGCCCAAAACCAGGTCGTCACGATCAATCGAGGCCGCGAACATGGCATCGAACGCGGCCATGTGCTGGCCATCCAGCGCGAAACCAGTGTCTTGACCGATGCCACCGACCCCGCCCGCCCGCAAGTGCGCCTTCCCGGCGAACGCAACGGCCTCATGATGGTCTTCCGCACCTTCGACAAAGTCTCCTACGCCCTGGTGCTGCAGATCACCGATGGCGTGAAGGTCGGCGACCGCTTCATCAACCCCTGA
- the dprA gene encoding DNA-processing protein DprA, translating to MLQPDELAAWLRLLLTPGVGPESARKLLAAFGLPDAIFAQPPSAWQAVVGARMAHALETEPADLQHHLDTLLTWVAQDPQRHVLTLGDPLYPPELLQMSDPPLLLHVQGDVQALHHARRLAIVGSRNPTHQGAANAQQFAQALSQAGVCVVSGMALGVDGAAHEGALQGGSATVAVVGTGLDRVYPKRHLELARRIARQGAIVSEYLLGTPPLPENFPRRNRIIAGLSQGTLVVEAAVQSGSLITARLAAEQGREVFAIPGSIHAPQSRGCHALIRQGAKLVESAQDILEDLRFTTPSKEQPPAEHDSNTSHGEDALLQAMGHDPVGLDALQARTGLSTAQLQVRLLELELQGDVGRLPGGLLQRQGRG from the coding sequence ATGCTCCAGCCCGACGAGCTGGCGGCTTGGCTGCGCCTGCTGCTCACGCCAGGTGTCGGCCCCGAGTCCGCACGCAAACTGCTGGCGGCCTTCGGGTTGCCCGATGCCATCTTCGCGCAACCCCCATCGGCATGGCAGGCGGTGGTGGGCGCCCGGATGGCGCACGCGCTCGAAACCGAGCCCGCCGACCTCCAGCACCACCTCGACACCTTGCTGACCTGGGTGGCGCAGGACCCGCAGCGCCACGTGCTCACCTTGGGAGACCCGCTGTATCCGCCCGAGTTGCTTCAGATGAGCGATCCGCCCCTCCTGTTGCACGTGCAGGGCGACGTTCAGGCGCTGCATCATGCGCGCCGATTGGCCATCGTGGGCAGCCGCAATCCCACCCACCAGGGGGCGGCCAACGCACAGCAGTTCGCCCAGGCGCTGAGCCAGGCCGGCGTTTGCGTGGTCTCGGGCATGGCCCTGGGTGTCGACGGTGCCGCGCATGAAGGCGCGTTGCAAGGGGGCAGCGCCACCGTGGCCGTGGTCGGCACGGGACTGGACCGCGTCTACCCCAAGCGCCATCTCGAACTGGCGCGCCGAATCGCCCGGCAAGGCGCGATCGTGAGCGAATACCTTCTGGGGACGCCACCACTTCCCGAGAACTTTCCCCGGCGCAACCGCATCATCGCCGGCCTGTCGCAGGGCACCCTGGTGGTCGAGGCCGCGGTGCAGTCGGGCTCGCTGATCACCGCTCGACTGGCCGCCGAACAAGGTCGTGAGGTGTTCGCGATTCCGGGCTCCATTCACGCGCCCCAATCGCGTGGCTGCCACGCGCTGATCCGCCAGGGAGCCAAACTGGTCGAATCCGCGCAAGACATCCTGGAAGATCTTCGCTTCACGACACCGTCGAAAGAGCAACCGCCTGCGGAGCACGACAGCAACACCTCGCACGGTGAGGATGCGCTGCTGCAAGCCATGGGCCACGACCCGGTCGGCCTCGATGCACTGCAGGCCCGCACGGGTTTGAGCACGGCCCAGCTACAGGTGCGCTTGCTCGAACTCGAACTACAGGGCGATGTGGGCCGCCTGCCCGGCGGCTTGCTGCAGCGGCAGGGCCGCGGCTGA
- a CDS encoding DUF1631 family protein: MSPPDPHVSSLAKQARELFVVHVGRALPELVKSCDTRLTSILDQAGSARDMQTRRDAWTGFQKNQTTWLNQSRKSLQRALLPRFSNSGSPTSVSGQLELVAEGAIDDQILASRLAMQVLDKSSTELNELRLRIQHLEGRLELPRGDVLLPDVTARILVDQWLDAHMTREAWALVQDALAPLLANKLHEGYKAANEFLVSSGVMKEIDLQALVKRVPGSRSPLPAVQRDASAARSTSPETHPSDGSWASGVGSVPGGPSGLGSDLGRMSARSSAMGVQDETRLLTGTSPLARARMRAQGVVGRLKRLLMDKVGGDFEATQVMSPSPRLQQAIQYQAGTSGADGGLYLSGASENGAVYVGAAQVERVATSLRQRSSELKQAASTATEKATIEVVALMFQSILAEERIPPSVRVWFARLQIPVLRVALAEPEFFSALQHPARQLIDRMGSCVMGFESNVGSAALEAEIKRVVQVIEQYPETGRRVFQLVFDEFQKFLSTYLSEQGSASRFVSVAQQVEQKETLSVQYTIELRKLLDDVPVRDEVRDFLFKVWVDVLAVASVKHGLRHEETNALKQVASDLLWAASAKPNRNDRARVIQQLPSLLQRLRQGMGLLGFPTLLQDQHIKSVSDTLADAFMSRTEAISQESLDNLSERLANLEDYLPADGMGDLDLDTQSIEMITGVDASNIEVINQGGSQPNEAMRAWAVELQIGSWFGLDHNGKLNSVQLAWRSERGQLYLFVTNGGRCFLIQSTRVASYLQAGLLVPTEEEALTVRATRDAMAKLEANPERLLN; the protein is encoded by the coding sequence GTGTCGCCGCCCGATCCGCACGTTTCCTCTTTGGCCAAGCAGGCTCGTGAACTCTTCGTGGTTCACGTGGGCCGTGCCCTTCCCGAATTGGTCAAGTCTTGCGACACGCGGCTGACCTCCATCCTGGATCAGGCCGGCTCCGCGCGCGACATGCAGACGCGCCGCGATGCCTGGACGGGGTTCCAGAAAAACCAGACGACGTGGCTCAACCAAAGCCGCAAATCCTTGCAGCGCGCATTGCTGCCCCGCTTCTCCAACTCCGGCAGTCCCACGAGCGTTTCGGGCCAACTGGAACTGGTGGCCGAAGGCGCGATCGACGACCAGATCTTGGCTTCGCGCCTGGCCATGCAGGTGCTCGACAAGTCGTCCACCGAACTCAACGAACTGCGCCTGCGCATCCAGCATCTGGAAGGGCGGCTGGAGCTGCCACGTGGCGATGTGCTGTTGCCGGACGTGACCGCCCGCATCCTGGTCGACCAATGGCTCGACGCGCACATGACGCGCGAGGCCTGGGCACTGGTGCAGGACGCTCTCGCGCCGCTGCTGGCCAACAAGTTGCATGAAGGCTACAAGGCCGCCAACGAATTCCTGGTGTCCAGCGGCGTCATGAAGGAAATCGATCTGCAAGCCTTGGTCAAGCGGGTGCCGGGAAGTCGCAGCCCTCTGCCTGCCGTGCAGCGCGACGCATCGGCGGCACGTTCGACCTCGCCGGAGACCCATCCGAGCGACGGGAGCTGGGCTTCGGGCGTGGGATCGGTCCCGGGTGGTCCCTCCGGCCTGGGGAGCGATCTGGGCCGCATGAGCGCTCGCTCTTCGGCCATGGGCGTCCAGGACGAAACCCGGCTCCTGACGGGTACCTCTCCGCTGGCGCGTGCGCGCATGCGTGCCCAGGGCGTGGTCGGGCGGCTCAAGCGCCTGCTGATGGACAAGGTGGGCGGTGACTTCGAGGCCACCCAGGTCATGTCACCCTCGCCCCGCTTGCAACAAGCCATTCAATACCAGGCCGGGACTTCCGGTGCGGATGGCGGCCTGTACCTGTCGGGCGCCTCTGAAAACGGGGCCGTGTATGTGGGGGCGGCGCAGGTGGAGCGCGTGGCCACGTCGTTGCGGCAGCGCTCCAGCGAGCTCAAGCAGGCCGCCAGCACGGCCACCGAGAAGGCCACCATCGAAGTGGTGGCGCTGATGTTTCAGAGCATCCTGGCCGAAGAGCGCATCCCACCCAGTGTCCGGGTCTGGTTTGCGCGGCTGCAAATCCCCGTGCTGCGTGTCGCCCTGGCCGAGCCGGAGTTCTTCAGCGCCTTGCAGCATCCGGCGCGCCAATTGATCGATCGCATGGGTTCGTGCGTGATGGGGTTTGAATCGAATGTGGGCTCGGCGGCGCTGGAGGCCGAGATCAAACGCGTGGTGCAGGTGATCGAGCAGTACCCGGAAACCGGGCGGCGTGTGTTCCAGCTGGTGTTCGACGAGTTCCAGAAGTTCCTGTCCACCTACCTGAGCGAGCAAGGCAGCGCCAGCCGTTTCGTCAGCGTGGCGCAGCAGGTCGAGCAAAAGGAAACCCTGTCGGTGCAGTACACCATCGAGCTGCGCAAGTTGCTGGACGATGTGCCGGTGCGCGACGAGGTGCGCGATTTTCTGTTCAAGGTCTGGGTGGATGTGTTGGCGGTCGCCAGCGTGAAGCACGGACTTCGGCACGAGGAGACCAACGCCCTCAAGCAAGTGGCTTCCGATCTGTTGTGGGCTGCCAGCGCCAAGCCCAACCGGAACGACCGGGCGCGGGTGATCCAGCAACTGCCCAGCTTGCTCCAGCGCCTGCGCCAGGGCATGGGCCTGCTGGGTTTTCCGACCCTGTTGCAAGACCAGCACATCAAGTCGGTCAGCGACACGTTGGCCGATGCCTTCATGTCGCGCACCGAAGCGATTTCCCAGGAAAGCCTGGACAACTTGTCCGAGCGCCTGGCCAACCTGGAAGACTATCTGCCGGCCGATGGCATGGGCGATCTGGACCTGGACACCCAGAGCATCGAGATGATCACCGGGGTGGACGCCAGCAACATCGAGGTCATCAACCAGGGAGGCAGCCAACCCAACGAAGCCATGCGGGCGTGGGCGGTCGAACTGCAGATCGGCTCGTGGTTCGGCCTGGACCACAACGGCAAGCTCAACAGCGTGCAGCTGGCCTGGCGCAGTGAGCGCGGGCAGCTCTACCTGTTCGTGACCAATGGGGGGCGTTGCTTCCTGATCCAGTCCACGCGCGTGGCCTCCTACCTGCAGGCCGGGCTGTTGGTGCCCACCGAGGAAGAAGCGCTCACCGTGCGCGCCACGCGCGACGCCATGGCCAAGCTGGAGGCCAACCCCGAGCGCTTGTTGAACTAG
- the secF gene encoding protein translocase subunit SecF, giving the protein MEFFRLRRDIPFMKNALVLNAISFITFLAAVFFLTTRGLHLSVEFTGGTVMEVAYEQPADLESVRKVIESLGYADVPVQNFGTSRDVLLRLPVQAGKTSSQQSEIVLSALKAQNPAVELRRTEFVGPQVGQELVTSGLLALGLVIVGIMIYLALRFEWKYAVSAIVANLHDVVIILGFFAFFQWEFSLAVLAATLAVLGYSVNESVVIFDRIRETFRRQRKMNTQQVIDHAITSTISRTIITHGSTQAMVLSMLVFGGPTLFYFSLALTIGICFGIYSSVFVGAAMAMWLGIKREDLIKSGAKTEGDPDDPNAGAVV; this is encoded by the coding sequence ATGGAATTCTTCCGCCTCCGCCGCGACATCCCGTTCATGAAGAACGCGTTGGTGCTCAACGCGATCTCCTTCATCACCTTCCTCGCCGCCGTTTTCTTCCTGACCACGCGCGGCCTGCACCTGTCGGTCGAGTTCACGGGCGGCACTGTCATGGAGGTGGCCTACGAACAGCCGGCCGATCTGGAGTCGGTGCGCAAGGTCATCGAGTCGCTGGGCTATGCCGACGTGCCGGTGCAGAACTTTGGCACCTCGCGCGACGTGCTGTTGCGCCTGCCGGTGCAGGCCGGCAAGACCTCCAGCCAGCAGAGTGAAATCGTGCTGTCGGCGCTCAAGGCACAAAACCCGGCGGTGGAGCTGCGCCGCACCGAGTTCGTGGGCCCGCAAGTGGGCCAGGAACTGGTCACCAGCGGTCTTCTGGCACTGGGGCTGGTGATCGTGGGCATCATGATCTACCTCGCGCTTCGCTTCGAGTGGAAGTACGCGGTGTCCGCCATCGTCGCGAACCTGCACGACGTGGTCATCATCCTGGGCTTCTTCGCCTTCTTCCAGTGGGAGTTCTCGCTGGCGGTGCTGGCGGCCACCTTGGCGGTGCTGGGGTACTCGGTCAACGAGTCGGTCGTGATCTTCGACCGGATCCGCGAAACCTTCCGGCGCCAGCGCAAGATGAACACGCAGCAGGTGATCGACCACGCGATCACCTCCACCATCAGCCGCACCATCATCACCCACGGGTCCACGCAGGCCATGGTGCTGTCCATGCTGGTGTTCGGCGGACCGACGCTGTTCTATTTCTCTCTGGCCCTGACCATCGGCATTTGCTTTGGCATCTATTCGTCGGTGTTCGTGGGCGCTGCCATGGCCATGTGGCTGGGCATCAAGCGAGAGGATCTGATCAAGAGCGGTGCCAAGACCGAGGGTGACCCCGACGACCCGAACGCGGGCGCTGTCGTTTAA
- the secD gene encoding protein translocase subunit SecD, translating into MNRYPLWKYAIILIVLLISALYALPNLFGESPAVQVSAARSSVRIDTATVARVERALAAQSLESSRIQLDANSVKARFNSTDDQLKARDALEKAFNPDPSDPSHVVALNLLPRTPGWLAALGASPMYLGLDLRGGVHFMLQVDMQAALTRRADVLATDLRTALREKGLRHGGINRNGQTIELRAGDAQTLGAVSDLIRNQFADLQVTETADFRLLGTISPEAARRVQDQALKQNITTLHNRINELGVAEPVIQQQGADRIVVQLPGVQDTAKAKDILGRTATLEVRLVDESLEAQSAANGTAPVPFGAERYPERGGRFVVVKREVLLTGENLTDAQAGFDSQTQEAAVHLTLDAKGARVFRDVTRENVGKRMAIILFEKGRGEVVTAPVIRGEIGGGRVQISGAMTTVEANDTALLLRAGSLAAPMEIIEERTIGPSLGAENITKGFRSVLWGFIAIVVFMCVYYALFGVFSSIALGFNVLLLVSLLSMLQATLTLPGIAAMALALGMAIDSNVLINERVREELRRGSSPQTAINTGYDHAWSTILDSNVTSLIAGIALLIFGSGPVRGFAVVHCLGIVTSMFSSVFFSRGVVNLWYGRQKKLKTVSIGTVWRPDGAQSPAAKAD; encoded by the coding sequence ATGAACCGTTACCCGCTGTGGAAGTACGCGATCATCCTGATCGTTTTGCTCATCAGTGCGCTCTACGCGCTGCCCAACCTGTTCGGGGAGTCGCCGGCCGTGCAGGTGTCCGCAGCCCGGTCCTCGGTGCGCATCGACACAGCCACCGTCGCGCGCGTGGAACGGGCTCTGGCGGCACAAAGTCTCGAGAGTTCACGGATCCAGCTCGACGCCAACTCGGTCAAGGCCCGTTTCAACAGCACCGACGACCAGCTCAAGGCGCGCGATGCGTTGGAAAAGGCTTTCAACCCCGATCCCAGTGACCCCAGCCACGTGGTCGCGTTGAACCTGCTGCCCCGCACCCCGGGCTGGTTGGCCGCTTTGGGTGCCTCGCCCATGTACCTCGGGCTGGACCTGCGCGGCGGCGTGCACTTCATGCTGCAGGTGGACATGCAGGCCGCGCTCACCCGCCGTGCCGATGTGCTGGCCACGGACTTGCGCACCGCCCTGCGCGAAAAAGGCTTGCGCCACGGGGGCATCAACCGCAATGGCCAGACCATCGAACTGCGCGCCGGTGATGCCCAGACCCTGGGGGCCGTGAGCGATCTGATCCGCAATCAGTTCGCCGATTTGCAGGTCACCGAAACGGCCGACTTCCGCCTTCTGGGCACGATCAGCCCGGAAGCGGCACGGCGTGTGCAGGACCAGGCCCTCAAGCAGAACATCACGACCCTGCACAACCGGATCAACGAGCTGGGCGTGGCCGAGCCCGTCATCCAGCAACAGGGCGCCGACCGCATCGTGGTACAGCTGCCCGGCGTGCAGGACACCGCGAAGGCCAAGGACATTCTGGGCCGCACCGCCACCTTGGAAGTGCGGCTGGTGGACGAAAGCCTGGAAGCCCAGTCCGCGGCGAATGGCACCGCCCCCGTGCCATTTGGCGCCGAACGCTATCCCGAGCGGGGTGGCCGGTTCGTGGTGGTCAAGCGCGAGGTGCTGCTCACCGGCGAGAACCTGACCGATGCCCAGGCCGGCTTCGACAGCCAGACCCAGGAAGCGGCTGTGCACCTGACGCTGGACGCCAAGGGCGCGCGCGTGTTCCGCGACGTGACGCGCGAGAACGTGGGCAAGCGCATGGCCATCATCCTGTTCGAGAAGGGCCGTGGCGAAGTGGTGACCGCTCCGGTGATCCGCGGCGAAATTGGCGGCGGTCGGGTGCAGATCTCGGGCGCCATGACCACGGTCGAGGCCAACGACACCGCGCTGTTGCTGCGCGCCGGCTCGCTGGCCGCTCCCATGGAGATCATCGAAGAGCGCACCATCGGCCCGAGCCTGGGCGCCGAGAACATCACCAAGGGGTTCCGCAGCGTGCTGTGGGGCTTCATCGCGATCGTCGTTTTCATGTGCGTGTACTACGCGCTGTTCGGCGTGTTCTCCAGCATCGCCTTGGGCTTCAATGTGCTGTTGCTGGTGTCCTTGCTGTCCATGTTGCAGGCTACGTTGACCTTGCCCGGCATTGCTGCCATGGCGCTGGCGCTCGGCATGGCGATCGACTCCAACGTGCTGATCAACGAACGCGTGCGTGAGGAGTTGCGCCGGGGATCGTCACCACAGACAGCGATAAATACGGGCTACGACCACGCGTGGTCGACCATCCTGGATTCCAACGTTACCTCGTTGATCGCTGGCATTGCCTTGCTAATTTTTGGCTCCGGCCCGGTGCGCGGCTTTGCCGTGGTGCATTGCCTGGGTATCGTCACCAGCATGTTCTCGTCGGTGTTCTTCTCGCGCGGCGTGGTCAACCTCTGGTATGGCCGCCAGAAGAAGCTCAAGACCGTTTCCATCGGGACCGTCTGGCGTCCGGATGGTGCGCAGAGCCCCGCCGCCAAAGCCGACTGA
- the yajC gene encoding preprotein translocase subunit YajC produces the protein MFISSAYAQAAAGGDTQSTLLGMLPLVLMFVVLYFVMIRPQLKRQKEHKAMVSALAKGDEVVTAGGFLGKVTKIGEIYVGVELASGVEVQMQRSAVVQVLPKGTIK, from the coding sequence GTGTTCATTTCCTCCGCCTATGCCCAAGCCGCCGCTGGCGGCGACACCCAATCCACCCTGTTGGGCATGCTGCCCTTGGTGCTGATGTTCGTGGTGCTGTATTTCGTGATGATCCGTCCCCAGCTCAAGCGCCAGAAGGAACACAAGGCGATGGTGTCGGCGCTGGCCAAGGGCGACGAAGTCGTCACCGCGGGTGGCTTCCTGGGCAAGGTCACCAAGATCGGTGAAATTTACGTGGGCGTGGAACTTGCCAGCGGCGTCGAAGTCCAGATGCAACGCTCCGCTGTCGTGCAAGTGCTGCCCAAGGGCACCATCAAGTAA